A genomic segment from Aspergillus puulaauensis MK2 DNA, chromosome 1, nearly complete sequence encodes:
- the rasB gene encoding Ras small monomeric GTPase RasB (COG:S;~EggNog:ENOG410PM57;~InterPro:IPR005225,IPR001806,IPR027417,IPR020849;~PFAM:PF08477,PF00071;~go_component: GO:0016020 - membrane [Evidence IEA];~go_function: GO:0003924 - GTPase activity [Evidence IEA];~go_function: GO:0005525 - GTP binding [Evidence IEA];~go_process: GO:0007165 - signal transduction [Evidence IEA]), whose amino-acid sequence MVAMAGKMTLYKLVVLGDGGVGKTALTIQLCLNHFVETYDPTIEDSYRKQVVIDQQSCMLEVLDTAGQEEYTALRDQWIRDGEGFVLVYSITSRASFSRISKFYNQIKMVKESANSGSPSGASYLGSPMSSPSGPPLPVPVMLVGNKSDKAVERAVSAQEGQALAKDLGCEFVEASAKNCINVEKAFYDVVRMLRSQRMQQQRPQDHRRTTGLGQMRDSGPEYPKSFRPDRSRHRSGLKCRIL is encoded by the exons ATGGTCGCCATGGCCGGAAAGATGACTCTCTATAagttggtggtgctgggggatggtggtgtcGGAAAGACGGCGCTCACAATTCAG TTATGTTTAAACCATTTCGTCGAAACATACGATCCGACCATTGAAGATTCGTACCGAAAGCAGGTGGTGATCGATCAGCAATCATGCATGTTGGAGGTTCTCGATACTGCCGGTCAGGAGGAGTATACCGCTCTACGCGACCAGTGGATCCGAGACGGCGAGGGGTTCGTTCTCGTTTACAGCATTACGTCGCGTGCCTCCTTTTCGCGAATATCAAAGTTCTACAATCAGATCAAGATGGTCAAGGAATCAGCAAACTCTGGCTCACCATCTGGCGCCAGCTATCTGGGCTCTCCGATGAGCTCGCCATCGGGTCCCCCGCTCCCAGTTCCCGTGATGCTAGTCGGCAACAAGAGTGACAAAGCTGTCGAGCGGGCAGTCTCGGCCCAGGAAGGCCAAGCGCTCGCCAAAGATTTAGGGTGCGAGTTTGTCGAGGCATCCGCGAAGAACTGCATCAACGTTGAAAAGGCGTTCTATGATGTCGTCAGGATGCTGCGCAGCCAGCGCATGCAACAACAAAGACCCCAGGATCATCGCCGGACGACTGGGCTAGGTCAGATGCGTGACTCGGGTCCTGAATACCCCAAATCTTTCCGTCCCGACCGTTCTCGACACCGCAGCGGGCTCAAGTGTAGAATCTTGTGA